A single region of the Lacipirellulaceae bacterium genome encodes:
- a CDS encoding argininosuccinate synthase, which produces MPSCVLAYSGGLDTSVILGWLQDEGYDVHAVYVDLGQPCEDREAIMKKATDNGAVSARLIDAREELCRDFAFPVLQWQAKYEGIYLLGTSIARPLISKICLQVAREVGAVAYAHGATGKGNDQCRFQLAAEALDPNVKIIAPWRIEEFRNKFPGRTEMIDYCDAKKIPVKASIEKPYSSDENCLHISYEAGKLEDLTVNGVETVDFGMGVSPQEAPDKIEEVTIGFEAGVPVSVNGQAKSPLELVETLNEIAGRNGVGRIDIVENRFVGMKSRGVYESPGMTALYAAHHCLEELTLDRDLVHLRDQLAPVVAEMVYYGFWYVPKMDALLAFIKEAQQPVTGEVTLGLYKGNVMIHSRTSPNSLYDAEIASMEGGGSYDQTDAEGFLRIMGLPSRVAGTVRPREY; this is translated from the coding sequence ATGCCTAGTTGCGTTTTGGCTTATTCCGGCGGCTTGGATACCTCCGTCATTCTTGGTTGGCTGCAGGACGAGGGCTACGACGTCCACGCCGTGTACGTCGATCTCGGTCAGCCTTGCGAGGACCGCGAGGCAATCATGAAGAAGGCCACCGACAACGGCGCAGTCTCCGCGCGGCTGATCGATGCCCGTGAGGAGCTCTGCCGCGACTTCGCGTTTCCCGTGTTGCAATGGCAAGCCAAGTACGAAGGTATCTATTTGCTGGGGACTTCAATTGCCCGACCGTTGATCTCGAAGATCTGCCTCCAAGTCGCGCGTGAAGTTGGCGCAGTTGCCTACGCTCACGGTGCTACCGGGAAGGGGAATGATCAGTGCCGTTTTCAGTTGGCTGCTGAAGCACTCGACCCAAATGTAAAAATCATCGCTCCTTGGCGAATCGAGGAATTTCGTAATAAGTTCCCCGGTCGGACCGAAATGATCGACTACTGCGATGCCAAGAAAATCCCTGTGAAGGCGTCCATCGAAAAGCCGTACAGCTCTGACGAAAACTGCCTGCACATTAGCTACGAGGCCGGCAAGCTGGAAGACCTCACCGTTAATGGAGTCGAAACCGTCGACTTCGGCATGGGTGTCTCGCCACAGGAAGCGCCGGACAAAATCGAAGAAGTCACCATCGGTTTTGAGGCAGGCGTGCCCGTATCGGTCAACGGACAGGCGAAGTCGCCGCTGGAATTGGTCGAAACGCTCAACGAAATCGCTGGACGCAACGGCGTGGGTCGGATTGACATTGTCGAGAACCGTTTCGTCGGCATGAAAAGCCGCGGCGTTTATGAATCGCCGGGCATGACGGCTCTCTACGCCGCCCATCATTGCCTGGAAGAGTTGACGCTCGACCGCGATCTCGTCCACCTCCGCGATCAGCTCGCCCCCGTCGTCGCGGAGATGGTCTACTACGGCTTCTGGTACGTCCCCAAGATGGATGCGTTGCTCGCGTTCATCAAGGAAGCCCAGCAGCCAGTGACCGGCGAAGTAACGCTAGGCCTCTACAAAGGCAACGTGATGATCCACAGCCGCACCAGCCCAAACAGCCTCTACGATGCGGAGATCGCCAGCATGGAAGGCGGCGGCAGCTACGATCAGACCGACGCGGAAGGATTCTTGAGGATCATGGGGCTGCCAAGTCGGGTGGCTGGAACCGTTCGACCTCGAGAATATTGA
- a CDS encoding ABC transporter permease subunit produces the protein MYLLENPVLQRELVSNLRMTRSFVLLAAYVGLLGLLVYAAWPGEQKLDLARPEKAQELVNLFFFGQYLLVSLMTPSFAAGAITGEKERESFEMLMASPIKPGAIVLGKLAASLTHLAILMVCSLPIVMLCLPLGGVSLYEVFAAYFAMVTSVALFGMICLWCSSFFGRTSAALVVSYLIILPLVMVGVLIWQAFQQNASLRLLIFTTVAPIACGSVAVLLWYDITRRLLSAQDLGTEGKQTIDLETEAKEAVGLYINREDWPDRMFAPPKRTTFLEEKANPIYDKEIRSEIFSQGTLMLRLVIQISMFLALFVMAVCLYLYPQHAAWYIAYVLMFNLLVGPVFSAGSITSERERQTLDLLLTTLITPWQMLWGKLFSGLRVSSVLTGFLLWPVVLACILPSDYWSNLPTMGGYLLIVAACAITTAMVALFCSTLFRKSATALMASYLILATLFLAPSAANVFTDTFLQDSDADRIAELTQITSPFAASFNLPLNVTTKDRSGKETAVSNVDRIDVRIFWGYLGFSLLLNGGLLLAMSWLFNVRWRVSE, from the coding sequence ATGTATCTCTTAGAGAATCCCGTCCTCCAACGTGAGCTCGTCTCGAACCTCCGCATGACACGGAGCTTCGTCTTGCTGGCGGCTTATGTCGGGCTTTTGGGTCTTCTGGTTTACGCCGCATGGCCGGGCGAGCAGAAGCTCGACCTTGCGCGGCCGGAGAAGGCGCAGGAGTTGGTCAATCTGTTCTTCTTCGGGCAGTACCTTCTCGTCTCCTTGATGACGCCCAGCTTTGCGGCCGGGGCAATTACCGGCGAGAAGGAACGCGAGAGCTTTGAGATGCTGATGGCCTCTCCCATCAAGCCGGGAGCAATCGTCCTGGGCAAACTGGCGGCGTCGCTCACACATTTGGCCATCCTGATGGTGTGCTCACTGCCGATCGTGATGCTCTGCTTGCCGTTGGGTGGTGTTTCGCTCTATGAGGTTTTCGCTGCGTACTTTGCGATGGTTACCTCGGTGGCGCTCTTTGGCATGATCTGCCTCTGGTGCAGCAGCTTCTTCGGTAGGACGAGTGCCGCCCTCGTGGTGAGTTATTTAATCATTCTGCCCTTAGTTATGGTTGGAGTATTGATTTGGCAAGCCTTTCAACAGAACGCTTCCTTGCGACTGCTGATATTCACCACTGTAGCGCCTATCGCATGCGGTTCGGTCGCAGTTCTACTGTGGTACGACATTACACGACGCCTCCTAAGTGCCCAAGACTTGGGAACCGAGGGAAAACAAACGATCGACCTGGAGACTGAAGCCAAGGAAGCCGTCGGGCTCTACATCAATCGCGAAGATTGGCCCGATCGGATGTTTGCTCCACCAAAGCGGACGACTTTTCTGGAAGAGAAGGCCAATCCGATCTACGACAAGGAGATCCGCAGCGAAATATTCAGTCAAGGAACACTCATGCTGCGACTGGTGATCCAGATCAGCATGTTTCTGGCGTTGTTCGTCATGGCGGTCTGCTTGTATCTCTATCCGCAGCATGCGGCTTGGTACATCGCTTACGTCTTGATGTTTAACCTGCTCGTCGGCCCCGTCTTCTCCGCTGGCAGCATTACCAGCGAACGCGAACGACAAACGCTCGACCTCTTGCTGACAACGCTGATCACCCCTTGGCAGATGCTTTGGGGAAAGTTGTTCTCGGGGTTGCGAGTCTCCTCCGTGCTGACAGGTTTTCTGCTCTGGCCGGTCGTTCTCGCGTGTATTCTGCCGAGTGACTACTGGTCGAACCTGCCCACGATGGGCGGGTACCTACTGATTGTCGCGGCGTGTGCGATCACGACGGCAATGGTTGCTCTGTTCTGTTCGACACTGTTCCGCAAGTCGGCAACCGCCCTGATGGCTTCCTACTTGATTCTGGCGACGCTGTTCCTAGCCCCCTCGGCTGCGAATGTGTTCACGGACACTTTTTTGCAGGATAGCGATGCCGACAGGATCGCTGAACTCACCCAGATCACCAGCCCCTTCGCGGCAAGCTTCAACCTACCGCTGAACGTTACCACCAAAGATCGAAGTGGCAAAGAGACGGCAGTCAGCAATGTCGACCGCATCGATGTGCGGATCTTCTGGGGTTACCTCGGGTTTAGTTTGCTGCTCAACGGAGGTTTGCTGCTTGCAATGAGCTGGCTATTTAACGTGCGCTGGCGTGTCTCCGAGTGA